Proteins encoded in a region of the Actinomycetota bacterium genome:
- a CDS encoding ABC transporter substrate-binding protein: MRGKRTILVIAVAAFVFSTLLVLPGCGETKTETKEPIKIGVVLSESGPNEPLGKPERNAIELYAKRINEAGGIDGHELDVIIKDDQSDANKAQQATVELLDQEEVLALIGSSGTGTTIAMKQEATAAEVPQVCMAAGANIMDGDFTWIFRTPPTATEAGKKALEYISEELGVKKIALLYDTNPFGTDGKNVIEAEAPEYGCEVVVSEGYVTDESEEGMDTHLTNVMTYNPEVVLVWGTNPGPAKIAKRMKDKGINLPYVGSHGIANQAFIEQAGDAANGVIFPAGKMLIYEQVLEPGSEEYEFIKDFADAYYEEYGEQINTFAGHGWDAMLIVCEALMRGGADMTAAELRDEIEATEGLVGTAGIFTYTPEDHNGLTPDDLTMVEIADSKWESAK; the protein is encoded by the coding sequence TTGCGCGGTAAAAGAACGATTCTAGTGATCGCCGTCGCGGCCTTCGTCTTTTCCACCCTGCTCGTGCTGCCGGGTTGTGGAGAGACGAAGACCGAGACAAAAGAGCCCATCAAGATCGGGGTTGTGCTCTCCGAGAGCGGCCCCAACGAGCCGCTGGGGAAGCCCGAGCGCAACGCCATCGAGCTCTATGCGAAGAGGATCAACGAAGCCGGCGGCATCGACGGCCACGAGCTTGATGTGATCATCAAGGACGACCAGAGCGACGCCAACAAGGCCCAGCAGGCCACCGTGGAACTCCTGGACCAGGAGGAGGTGCTTGCGCTCATCGGGTCCAGCGGGACAGGAACGACCATCGCCATGAAGCAGGAGGCCACCGCGGCGGAGGTGCCGCAGGTGTGCATGGCCGCGGGCGCCAACATCATGGACGGGGACTTCACCTGGATCTTCCGCACCCCACCCACCGCCACCGAGGCCGGCAAGAAGGCCCTGGAGTATATCTCCGAAGAACTCGGGGTCAAGAAGATCGCCCTGCTCTACGACACCAATCCCTTCGGAACCGACGGGAAGAACGTGATCGAGGCGGAGGCCCCGGAATACGGCTGCGAGGTCGTGGTCTCGGAGGGCTACGTCACAGACGAATCGGAAGAGGGCATGGACACGCATCTCACCAACGTCATGACCTACAACCCCGAGGTGGTGCTGGTATGGGGGACGAACCCCGGCCCCGCCAAGATCGCCAAGCGCATGAAGGACAAGGGCATAAACCTGCCCTACGTCGGCAGCCACGGCATCGCCAACCAGGCCTTCATCGAGCAGGCCGGTGACGCCGCCAACGGCGTAATCTTCCCGGCGGGCAAGATGCTCATCTACGAGCAGGTCCTTGAGCCTGGAAGCGAAGAATACGAGTTCATCAAGGACTTCGCCGACGCCTACTACGAGGAGTACGGTGAGCAGATCAACACCTTCGCCGGACACGGCTGGGACGCCATGTTGATCGTGTGCGAGGCCCTGATGCGCGGTGGCGCGGACATGACCGCGGCGGAACTGCGCGACGAGATCGAGGCCACCGAGGGTCTGGTTGGCACGGCAGGTATCTTTACCTATACGCCCGAGGATCACAACGGCCTAACCCCGGACGACCTGACCATGGTCGAGATCGCGGACTCCAAGTGGGAGTCCGCCAAGTAG
- a CDS encoding branched-chain amino acid ABC transporter permease, translated as MHLGSIADFFGNCPQYIANGLANGCIYILVAMGFNIIFNSTGIINFAQGEFCMFGGLFAFTFAVTLGLPLPLAILLAILATALIGGGMERLLIYPLRHASIITAIIATVGASIFFKALGRLFWPKEAYKVPEFTSGNFTVPGATVSRQFLWVLGLTVISVVLVYLFFNHTRAGKAMRACSVNRQAASLVGINVSRMSLYSFLLAATLGGIAGLINAPYASYGIGLFLGIKGFTAAVVGGLGNTFGAVTGGLVLGLLEELIPGFLTVVLGVSTGYKDAVAAILLVVVLLLRPQGLLGKGVAEKV; from the coding sequence GTGCACCTGGGCTCGATAGCGGATTTCTTCGGCAACTGCCCGCAGTATATCGCCAACGGCCTGGCCAACGGCTGCATCTATATCCTGGTGGCCATGGGCTTCAACATCATCTTCAATTCCACTGGGATCATCAACTTCGCCCAAGGCGAGTTCTGCATGTTCGGGGGCCTCTTCGCGTTCACCTTCGCGGTGACCCTGGGCCTGCCCCTGCCGCTTGCAATCCTGCTGGCCATCCTGGCCACCGCGCTCATCGGGGGGGGCATGGAGAGGCTGCTGATCTACCCCTTGCGCCACGCGAGCATCATCACCGCGATCATCGCCACCGTCGGCGCCTCCATCTTCTTCAAGGCGCTGGGGAGGCTGTTCTGGCCGAAGGAGGCCTACAAGGTGCCCGAGTTCACCTCGGGGAATTTCACCGTCCCGGGCGCCACCGTATCACGGCAGTTCCTGTGGGTGCTGGGACTGACGGTGATCAGCGTCGTGCTGGTCTACCTCTTCTTCAACCATACCCGCGCTGGCAAGGCCATGCGCGCGTGTTCCGTCAACCGTCAGGCGGCCAGCCTGGTGGGTATAAACGTCTCGCGCATGTCCCTGTACTCCTTTCTTCTCGCGGCGACCCTCGGGGGAATCGCGGGTCTTATCAACGCCCCCTATGCCAGTTACGGCATCGGCCTCTTCCTGGGCATCAAGGGGTTCACCGCCGCGGTGGTCGGCGGCCTCGGCAACACCTTCGGGGCGGTCACGGGCGGCCTGGTGCTGGGGCTTCTGGAGGAGCTCATCCCGGGGTTTCTCACCGTGGTGCTCGGCGTATCGACCGGTTATAAGGACGCGGTGGCAGCCATACTACTGGTGGTTGTCCTGCTCCTGCGGCCCCAGGGGCTCCTGGGCAAAGGCGTAGCAGAGAAGGTATGA
- a CDS encoding branched-chain amino acid ABC transporter permease: MGGNGSEKKVSGWRSPAWWDGRARGSIGIVFFVVFMAVLPLWANYVSKPLGIDLVFVLRLVGVFTIAAVGLNLLLGYAGQVSLGQGAFFAIGAYTSSLLAVKVGFPVWLGIIAAVAIAAVFGLLVAPVLRLKGHYLAMATLGLGIIVFVFLRELTFLTGGNDGVRNIPGLAIPFVEATTKISEYYYVWVIAVIVLLLCGNLVRSRVGRAMQALHQSEVAAEAMGVNVSGQKIRIFVLSAALGGLAGGVYAHLQGYIDPNMFSITLSISLLTMVVVGGMESIWGAVAGAALITFLPKVVEAIPKWVGDAPRWLERYSNYEGIIFGLILMLTMVFMPSGISRGLTDLVRYRRSPFVNPFRKKVVE, encoded by the coding sequence ATGGGCGGGAACGGTTCAGAGAAGAAGGTGTCCGGCTGGCGCTCCCCCGCGTGGTGGGACGGGCGGGCGCGCGGCAGTATCGGCATCGTCTTCTTCGTGGTCTTCATGGCAGTGCTGCCGCTCTGGGCCAACTACGTGTCCAAGCCCCTCGGCATAGACCTTGTCTTCGTGCTGCGCCTGGTGGGCGTGTTCACAATCGCCGCGGTGGGGCTCAACCTGCTGCTCGGTTACGCGGGACAGGTATCGCTGGGGCAGGGCGCCTTCTTCGCCATCGGCGCCTACACCTCTTCACTTCTCGCGGTGAAAGTGGGCTTCCCAGTCTGGCTGGGGATCATCGCCGCCGTGGCCATCGCGGCGGTATTCGGGCTGCTGGTGGCACCGGTGCTGCGCCTCAAGGGCCACTACCTGGCCATGGCCACCCTGGGACTGGGCATCATCGTCTTCGTATTCCTGCGTGAACTCACCTTCCTCACCGGGGGCAACGACGGCGTGCGCAACATACCCGGCCTCGCCATACCCTTCGTGGAGGCTACCACCAAGATCTCGGAGTACTACTACGTATGGGTGATCGCCGTCATCGTGCTCCTCCTGTGCGGAAACCTGGTCAGGTCGCGGGTGGGGCGCGCCATGCAGGCGCTGCACCAGTCGGAGGTTGCCGCGGAGGCCATGGGCGTCAACGTCTCCGGCCAGAAGATAAGGATATTCGTGCTCTCCGCCGCCCTGGGGGGCCTGGCCGGAGGGGTATATGCCCACCTGCAGGGGTACATCGACCCCAACATGTTCTCGATAACCCTGTCCATCTCCCTCCTGACCATGGTGGTGGTGGGAGGCATGGAGAGCATCTGGGGAGCGGTCGCGGGCGCCGCCCTCATCACCTTTCTGCCCAAGGTCGTCGAGGCCATCCCGAAGTGGGTGGGGGACGCTCCGCGCTGGCTGGAGCGCTACAGCAACTACGAGGGGATCATCTTCGGCCTTATCCTCATGCTCACTATGGTCTTCATGCCCTCCGGGATCAGCAGGGGCCTTACCGACCTGGTGCGCTACCGGCGCAGCCCCTTCGTCAACCCCTTCCGCAAGAAGGTGGTGGAATAG